One genomic region from Haloterrigena gelatinilytica encodes:
- a CDS encoding MogA/MoaB family molybdenum cofactor biosynthesis protein: MTSDRNDRRSMDDHGHDVIDPLYVGIVTVSSSRARADEADPDDPGGDTIQECFEDAGHEVQERLLVRDDYSAIRTAVRGLVARPDIDVVLTTGGTGVTADDVSPEATASLFERDLPGFGELFRMLSWEEVGTRAMASRARAGIAVDTPVFCLPGSTSACETACEELIVPEAPHLAGLATRHRTGTNDQTLADYGE; this comes from the coding sequence ATGACAAGCGATCGAAACGACCGTCGGAGCATGGACGACCACGGCCACGACGTCATCGATCCCCTCTACGTCGGAATCGTCACGGTCTCGAGTTCGCGCGCGCGGGCCGACGAGGCCGACCCCGACGACCCGGGCGGGGACACGATCCAGGAGTGTTTCGAGGACGCGGGCCACGAGGTTCAGGAGCGGCTGTTGGTCCGGGACGACTACTCCGCGATTCGAACCGCCGTCCGCGGACTGGTCGCCCGGCCGGATATCGACGTCGTGCTCACGACCGGCGGGACGGGCGTCACCGCCGACGACGTCTCGCCCGAGGCGACGGCCTCCCTGTTCGAACGCGATCTGCCCGGCTTCGGGGAACTGTTCCGGATGCTCTCCTGGGAGGAGGTCGGCACCCGCGCGATGGCCTCGCGCGCGAGGGCGGGGATCGCCGTCGACACGCCGGTGTTCTGTCTCCCCGGGAGCACGAGCGCCTGCGAGACCGCCTGCGAGGAGTTGATCGTCCCCGAAGCGCCCCACCTCGCGGGCCTGGCGACGCGCCACCGAACCGGGACGAACGACCAGACGCTCGCGGATTACGGGGAGTGA
- a CDS encoding single-stranded DNA binding protein, whose translation MSDIEGVYEDLEADVSLEEFREAVEAKVDQMGGLADEETAAMLVAHEIGESEVGGVADIEPGMEEAKFVAKVLSIGDVRTFERDGEDEDGRVVNVEVADETGSVRAAFWDEHAEAATEELEEGQVLRIKGRPKEGFSGVEVSVDDVEPDPDTEIDVQVSDTHTVEALSLGLSNVNLVGLVLDTDSVRTFDRDDGSEGKVSNLVLGDETGRIRVTLWDEQADLATEFDPGETVEVIDGYVKERDGNLELHVGNRGAVEEVDEAVEYVPESTPIEELEIEQTVDIAGVVRSADPKRTFDRDDGSEGQVRNIRVQDATGDIRVALWGDKADIDVGPGDEVALGDVEIQDGWQDDLEASAGWQSTITVLESDSGTAGGESAADDPSNENAGLSAFAGDDESAGAETETSAASSDESDDAGGADAGAESDEPTDGEELEFTGVVVQAGDPVVLDDGESTMSVATDADVGLGEEVTARGIVRDGRLEANDVF comes from the coding sequence ATGAGCGACATCGAGGGCGTGTACGAAGACCTCGAGGCCGACGTTTCTCTCGAGGAGTTTCGCGAGGCCGTCGAGGCGAAAGTCGATCAGATGGGCGGACTCGCGGACGAGGAGACGGCGGCGATGCTCGTCGCTCACGAGATCGGCGAGAGCGAGGTCGGCGGCGTCGCCGACATCGAACCCGGCATGGAGGAGGCGAAGTTCGTCGCCAAAGTGCTCTCGATCGGCGACGTGCGGACGTTCGAACGCGACGGCGAGGACGAGGACGGCCGCGTCGTCAACGTCGAGGTCGCCGACGAGACCGGCTCCGTTCGGGCCGCCTTCTGGGACGAGCACGCCGAGGCCGCCACCGAGGAACTCGAGGAGGGCCAGGTACTGCGAATCAAGGGGCGCCCCAAGGAGGGCTTTTCCGGCGTCGAGGTCAGCGTCGACGACGTCGAACCGGATCCGGACACGGAGATCGACGTCCAGGTCTCGGACACCCACACCGTCGAGGCGCTTTCGCTCGGCCTCTCGAACGTCAACCTCGTCGGGCTGGTCTTAGACACCGACAGCGTCCGAACCTTCGACCGCGACGACGGCTCCGAGGGGAAGGTATCGAATCTCGTCCTCGGCGACGAGACCGGCCGCATCCGCGTCACGCTGTGGGACGAGCAGGCCGACCTCGCCACCGAGTTCGACCCCGGCGAGACCGTCGAGGTGATCGACGGCTACGTCAAGGAACGCGACGGCAACCTCGAACTCCACGTCGGCAACCGCGGCGCCGTCGAGGAAGTCGACGAGGCGGTCGAGTACGTCCCCGAGAGCACGCCGATCGAGGAGCTCGAGATCGAGCAGACGGTCGACATCGCGGGCGTCGTCCGCTCGGCCGATCCGAAGCGGACCTTCGACCGCGACGACGGCTCCGAGGGGCAGGTCCGGAACATTCGCGTCCAGGACGCGACCGGCGACATCCGCGTCGCGCTGTGGGGCGACAAGGCCGATATCGACGTCGGACCCGGTGACGAGGTCGCCCTCGGCGACGTCGAGATCCAGGACGGCTGGCAGGACGACCTCGAGGCCTCCGCGGGCTGGCAGTCGACGATCACGGTCCTCGAGTCCGACTCCGGTACCGCCGGCGGCGAGAGCGCCGCGGACGACCCGAGTAACGAGAACGCCGGCCTCTCGGCGTTCGCCGGCGACGACGAGTCAGCCGGGGCGGAAACCGAGACGAGCGCCGCCTCGAGCGACGAGTCCGACGACGCCGGCGGCGCCGATGCCGGCGCCGAATCGGACGAGCCGACCGACGGCGAGGAACTCGAGTTCACCGGCGTCGTCGTGCAGGCCGGCGACCCGGTCGTGCTGGACGACGGCGAGTCGACGATGAGCGTCGCGACCGACGCCGACGTCGGCCTCGGCGAAGAGGTGACCGCTCGCGGGATCGTCCGGGACGGTCGCCTCGAGGCAAACGACGTGTTCTGA
- a CDS encoding histone deacetylase family protein has product MQFGYSETCLAHDPGSRHPESPDRLRAIRERLKKKHGVEYVEADACDLDRLAAVHEREYLESVREFCADGGGNWDPDTSAVEETWNAVCQSAGLACWAVEAALEGATGRRTPFSIGRPPGHHAVYDDAMGFCFVNNVAVAAQHALDSEEYDVDRVAIVDWDVHHGNGTQDIFYDRDDVFFVSLHEQGLYPGTGAVDETGEGAGEGTTMNIPMPAGTDDREYLAAVEGPIGHALTDYDPDLLLISAGFDAHRHDPISRVRLSTEAYALMTDRFRSLADETDAAFAFILEGGYGLDVLADSVAIVHETFDGREPIEPDSEFGEQAASALDEVLEEHGLDIDLGD; this is encoded by the coding sequence ATGCAGTTTGGCTACAGCGAGACTTGTCTCGCACACGATCCCGGTTCGCGCCACCCGGAGTCGCCGGACCGGCTCCGCGCGATACGGGAGCGACTGAAGAAGAAACACGGCGTCGAATACGTCGAGGCGGACGCCTGCGATCTCGACCGGCTGGCGGCCGTCCACGAACGGGAATACCTCGAGTCCGTCCGGGAGTTCTGCGCCGACGGCGGCGGCAACTGGGACCCCGACACGAGCGCGGTCGAGGAGACCTGGAACGCGGTCTGTCAGAGCGCCGGGCTCGCCTGCTGGGCCGTCGAAGCCGCCCTCGAGGGGGCGACCGGTCGTCGGACGCCGTTCTCGATCGGCCGGCCGCCGGGCCACCACGCCGTCTACGACGACGCGATGGGATTTTGCTTCGTCAACAACGTCGCGGTCGCCGCCCAGCACGCCCTCGATTCCGAGGAGTACGACGTCGATCGGGTCGCGATCGTCGACTGGGACGTCCACCACGGCAACGGGACTCAGGACATCTTCTACGACCGCGACGACGTCTTCTTCGTTTCGCTGCACGAACAGGGTCTGTATCCGGGCACCGGCGCCGTCGACGAGACCGGCGAGGGAGCGGGCGAGGGAACGACCATGAACATCCCGATGCCCGCCGGCACCGACGACCGCGAGTATCTCGCGGCGGTCGAGGGGCCGATCGGCCACGCGCTGACCGACTACGATCCCGACCTGCTCCTGATCAGCGCGGGCTTCGACGCCCACCGTCACGATCCGATCTCGCGCGTTCGGCTCTCGACGGAAGCCTACGCCCTGATGACCGACCGATTCCGGTCGCTGGCCGACGAGACCGACGCCGCCTTCGCGTTCATCCTCGAGGGCGGCTACGGACTGGACGTCCTCGCGGACAGCGTCGCCATCGTCCACGAGACCTTCGACGGCCGCGAGCCGATCGAACCCGACTCGGAGTTCGGGGAGCAGGCCGCGTCCGCCCTCGACGAGGTTCTCGAGGAGCACGGACTGGATATCGACCTCGGAGACTGA
- a CDS encoding cold-shock protein — MAKGNVDFFNDTGGYGFIDTEDADEDVFFHMEDVGGPDLEEGTEIEFDIEQAPKGPRATNVTRL; from the coding sequence ATGGCGAAAGGAAACGTTGATTTCTTCAACGACACAGGCGGCTACGGTTTCATCGATACTGAGGACGCGGACGAGGACGTTTTCTTCCACATGGAAGACGTTGGCGGCCCGGACCTCGAGGAAGGCACAGAGATCGAATTCGACATCGAACAGGCCCCCAAGGGCCCCCGCGCCACCAACGTCACCCGCCTGTAA
- a CDS encoding HalOD1 output domain-containing protein gives MSTDNQTYQGSGDTTFSPDENRTLSEAVLGAIEAHQDIDLVEADFTLYEIINPDALERLFRFNQNAATTVSFVIDGTHVSLHDAGDEIEIRVTDV, from the coding sequence ATGTCTACCGACAATCAAACCTATCAGGGAAGTGGCGACACGACGTTCAGTCCGGACGAGAACCGGACGCTGAGCGAGGCCGTCCTGGGTGCGATCGAGGCCCATCAGGACATCGACCTCGTGGAGGCGGATTTCACGCTGTACGAGATCATCAACCCGGACGCGCTCGAGCGACTGTTTCGGTTCAACCAGAACGCGGCGACGACTGTTTCGTTCGTGATCGACGGCACGCACGTCTCGCTTCACGACGCCGGCGACGAGATCGAGATACGGGTCACTGACGTGTGA
- a CDS encoding CopG family ribbon-helix-helix protein, producing the protein MPIVSVSMPADLIDRLDAHAAGHDYTGRSEVVRESARTLLGEFEDDRLEGRPLAGVVSVFYEFGSQRVERRVTELRHEYDDVVASNDHGHVGDGCDCPSCDTSRDSESESRSEPGYCVDLFVLEGDLETLSAFVGTLRAIEAVDRVDYSLAPLDSIGQLRDGCS; encoded by the coding sequence ATGCCCATCGTCAGCGTCTCGATGCCTGCAGACCTGATCGATCGACTCGACGCCCACGCAGCCGGTCACGACTACACAGGCCGCAGCGAGGTCGTCCGCGAGAGCGCGCGGACGCTACTCGGAGAGTTCGAGGACGACCGTCTCGAGGGCCGACCTCTCGCCGGCGTCGTCAGCGTCTTCTACGAGTTCGGCAGTCAGCGCGTCGAGCGCCGCGTGACTGAACTGCGCCACGAGTACGACGACGTCGTCGCCTCGAACGACCACGGTCACGTCGGTGATGGCTGTGACTGTCCGTCGTGCGACACGAGCCGCGACTCGGAATCGGAATCGCGGTCGGAACCCGGGTACTGCGTCGACCTGTTCGTCCTCGAGGGCGACCTCGAGACGCTGTCGGCGTTCGTCGGCACCCTCCGCGCGATCGAGGCCGTCGATCGCGTCGACTACTCGCTGGCTCCGCTGGATTCGATCGGCCAGCTTCGGGACGGCTGCAGCTGA
- a CDS encoding helix-turn-helix transcriptional regulator yields MNSTLGETDAESVDVVNFLTQSPVRVAILQRLRETDRLTKAELREEADASRVTVQRNLDALEERELIRCRIREYEIRPLGEVVAEELASTTETMAFVERIRPFCRWFPDDELEFDVCALADATVVVSDSTDPYAPVNRHIEAMERADRFRCLLPAIGLPALTVARERVVEHDQPLEVVHSATLESTLRSEPEYRELVAEIRAHEACTMRVADRELTYYLGLFDDVVQIGVEDDDGIPRALVETDAAEIRAWAEETYERHREQSEPLSL; encoded by the coding sequence ATGAACAGCACACTCGGGGAGACGGACGCCGAATCCGTCGACGTCGTGAACTTCCTGACTCAGTCGCCGGTTCGGGTCGCCATCCTGCAGCGACTCCGCGAGACCGACCGCCTGACCAAGGCCGAACTGCGCGAGGAGGCCGACGCCTCGCGGGTAACGGTTCAGCGGAACCTCGACGCGCTCGAGGAGCGGGAACTGATCCGCTGTCGCATTCGCGAGTACGAGATCCGACCGCTGGGGGAAGTCGTGGCCGAGGAACTCGCGTCGACGACCGAGACGATGGCGTTCGTCGAGCGCATCCGCCCGTTCTGTCGGTGGTTTCCCGACGACGAACTCGAGTTCGACGTGTGCGCGCTCGCCGACGCGACGGTCGTCGTCTCGGACTCGACAGACCCGTACGCGCCCGTCAACCGCCACATCGAGGCGATGGAGCGCGCCGACCGATTTCGGTGTCTGCTCCCGGCGATCGGACTGCCGGCGCTGACGGTCGCCCGCGAGCGCGTCGTCGAGCACGACCAGCCCCTGGAGGTCGTCCACAGCGCGACCCTCGAGTCGACGCTGCGGTCCGAACCCGAGTACCGGGAACTGGTCGCCGAGATTCGGGCTCACGAGGCGTGTACGATGCGCGTGGCGGACCGCGAACTCACCTACTACCTCGGCCTCTTCGACGATGTCGTCCAGATCGGCGTCGAGGACGATGACGGGATCCCGCGCGCGCTAGTCGAGACCGACGCGGCCGAAATCAGAGCGTGGGCAGAGGAAACGTACGAGCGCCACCGCGAACAATCGGAGCCGCTCTCGCTGTGA
- a CDS encoding PadR family transcriptional regulator: MDDLTGFQRDLLYVIAGADQPSGQEVKDEVEKYYNSEINHGRLYPNLDTLVNKELVEKGQLDRRTNYYAISDEGRSAIEQRREWERQYID, translated from the coding sequence ATGGACGATCTGACCGGATTTCAACGCGATCTTCTGTACGTGATCGCCGGAGCCGACCAGCCGTCTGGCCAAGAAGTCAAAGACGAAGTCGAGAAGTATTACAACAGTGAAATCAATCACGGTCGGCTGTACCCCAATCTCGACACGCTCGTCAACAAAGAGCTCGTCGAGAAAGGGCAGCTCGATCGGCGAACGAACTACTACGCCATCAGCGACGAAGGGCGGTCGGCGATCGAACAGCGCCGCGAGTGGGAACGGCAGTACATCGACTGA
- a CDS encoding histone family protein yields the protein MNVELPFAPVDTIIRRNAGDLRVSADASKELATRIQEHGSELAIDAAEQATRDGRKTLMAQDFGVEQVVDKDDLELPVAPVDRIARLEIDDRYRVSMDARVALADILEDYADNVARAAAILARHADRRTITNDDIETYFSLFE from the coding sequence ATGAACGTCGAACTCCCGTTCGCCCCGGTGGACACGATCATCCGGCGGAACGCGGGCGATCTTCGGGTGAGTGCCGACGCGTCGAAGGAACTCGCAACGCGGATTCAAGAACACGGAAGCGAGCTCGCGATCGACGCCGCCGAGCAAGCGACCCGCGACGGGCGCAAGACGCTGATGGCCCAGGATTTCGGCGTCGAGCAGGTCGTCGACAAGGATGACCTCGAGCTTCCGGTCGCGCCCGTCGACCGCATCGCCAGACTCGAAATCGACGACCGATATCGCGTCTCGATGGACGCTCGGGTGGCGCTGGCCGACATTCTCGAGGACTACGCGGACAACGTCGCTCGGGCGGCCGCGATCCTCGCGCGCCACGCCGACCGCCGGACGATCACCAACGACGACATCGAGACGTACTTCTCGCTGTTCGAGTGA
- the cca gene encoding CCA tRNA nucleotidyltransferase, whose product MSEEDAESDEHGTSGTVDEYGSSTDGERDDLEAVVAAVRERIEPDAEERDRLRSVADRLIERAETAATDRCPDADVMQVGSTARNTWISGDRDIDIFVRFPPELDRETLERYGLEVGHETLPEGHEEYAEHPYVKGTVEGFDVDVVPCFRLESATEIRSAVDRTPFHTSYLQARLDDELTADVRLAKQFLKGIGAYGSDLRTRGFSGYLTELLVVEYGGFRGLLEAAAEWQPPVELDPEDHGQERETASPSRSAEVGDADLPFDDPLVVIDPTDPERNVAAVCAAENVARLQHYARRFLEDPRAEVFESDDPDPLDETALRAHLERRGTTPVAVRFRAPDLVEDQLYPQLRKSLEGITTGLDDRGFDVFRATTFADDAAVILAELAVADRPAVERHDGPPIHVRSHADGFYEAYADDPDAYGPFIDGDRYVTERPREFTTARGFLESDRLFDVGLGAHVETALEDEYEVLVGDEIATLCEAFGRELARYFEPQP is encoded by the coding sequence ATGAGCGAGGAGGACGCCGAGAGCGACGAGCACGGGACCAGCGGGACGGTCGACGAGTACGGCTCGAGTACCGACGGGGAGCGCGACGACCTCGAGGCGGTCGTCGCCGCGGTTCGCGAGCGGATCGAACCCGACGCCGAGGAGCGCGACCGCCTCCGGTCGGTCGCCGACCGGCTCATCGAGCGCGCCGAGACCGCCGCGACCGACCGCTGCCCCGACGCCGACGTGATGCAGGTCGGCTCCACCGCCAGGAACACCTGGATCAGCGGCGATCGAGATATCGACATCTTCGTGCGCTTCCCACCGGAGCTCGATCGCGAGACCTTAGAGCGCTACGGCCTCGAGGTCGGCCACGAAACGCTCCCCGAGGGCCACGAGGAGTACGCCGAACACCCCTACGTCAAGGGGACCGTCGAGGGGTTCGACGTCGACGTCGTCCCCTGTTTCCGCCTCGAGTCGGCGACCGAAATTCGATCGGCCGTCGACCGCACGCCCTTCCACACCAGCTACTTACAGGCCCGACTCGACGACGAACTGACCGCCGACGTCCGGCTCGCCAAGCAGTTCCTCAAAGGCATCGGCGCCTACGGGAGCGACCTCCGCACGCGGGGCTTCAGCGGCTACCTCACCGAACTCCTCGTCGTCGAGTACGGCGGGTTTCGCGGCCTGCTCGAGGCCGCGGCCGAGTGGCAGCCGCCGGTCGAACTCGACCCCGAAGACCACGGCCAGGAGCGCGAGACGGCTTCGCCGTCTCGGAGTGCGGAGGTCGGCGACGCCGATCTCCCGTTCGACGATCCGCTGGTCGTCATCGATCCCACTGATCCCGAACGCAACGTCGCCGCCGTCTGTGCCGCCGAGAACGTCGCTCGCCTCCAGCATTACGCTCGCAGGTTTCTCGAGGATCCCCGCGCCGAGGTGTTCGAGTCCGACGATCCCGATCCGCTCGACGAGACGGCCCTGCGCGCGCACCTCGAGCGGCGGGGCACCACGCCGGTCGCGGTCCGGTTCCGAGCGCCCGACCTCGTCGAAGATCAGCTCTACCCGCAGCTTCGGAAATCGCTCGAGGGGATCACGACCGGCCTCGACGACCGCGGCTTCGACGTCTTCCGGGCGACGACGTTCGCCGACGACGCCGCGGTGATCCTCGCCGAACTCGCGGTCGCGGACCGGCCCGCCGTCGAGCGCCACGACGGGCCGCCGATCCACGTCCGGAGTCACGCCGACGGGTTCTACGAGGCCTACGCCGACGATCCCGACGCCTACGGCCCCTTCATCGACGGCGACCGCTACGTCACCGAACGCCCCCGCGAGTTCACCACGGCTCGCGGATTCCTCGAGAGCGATCGACTCTTCGACGTCGGGCTCGGCGCCCACGTCGAGACGGCCCTCGAGGACGAGTACGAGGTGTTGGTCGGCGACGAGATCGCGACGCTGTGCGAGGCGTTCGGCCGAGAGTTGGCGCGGTACTTCGAGCCGCAACCCTGA
- a CDS encoding CobW family GTP-binding protein produces the protein MSVPVTVLCGELGAGKTTLLSALLESTDREIAVLVNDVGSVNVDADLVEARTDLRTGEEVVALENGCICCSLGGELSRSVIQLWKEHDFEYLVVEASGVGEPEPIARQFVRGPAGGPYDLDAVVTVVDARRFHDRFAAADAVDGATDDAAVAADESRDPPQRQGPDETGSRPLGDLLLEQVEFCDLLVVNKCDLVSETERERVVGILETLQPRAEIVTTEYGALEPDALLESGRFDLEAAAESAGWKRVIEADAEDRDDAGHDHEHDRGDGGHEHDHGDEEHEHDRVHGDHDHAHPPERYGIEVDTYHRRRPFHPERFLALLADLPAGLVRAKGLCWIAGRERQAITMSYAGTATALEVTGRWIASLSEERQDQYRKAQNDLSWDEEWGDRETRLALIGRDLSMDDLQARLDDCLLTDAEMDADWSTFENPAPTGMDEFVTVSATSNEPDRVALEAISRDEPRD, from the coding sequence ATGAGCGTTCCCGTCACCGTCCTCTGTGGCGAACTCGGCGCCGGCAAGACGACCCTCCTGTCGGCCCTGCTCGAGTCGACCGACCGCGAGATCGCCGTGCTGGTCAACGACGTCGGCAGCGTCAACGTCGACGCCGATCTCGTCGAAGCGCGCACCGACTTGCGGACCGGCGAGGAGGTCGTCGCCCTCGAGAACGGCTGTATCTGCTGTAGCCTCGGCGGCGAACTCTCCCGGTCGGTCATCCAGCTGTGGAAGGAACACGACTTCGAGTACCTCGTCGTCGAGGCCTCCGGCGTCGGCGAACCGGAGCCGATCGCCCGGCAGTTCGTCCGCGGCCCCGCGGGCGGCCCCTACGACCTCGACGCGGTCGTCACCGTGGTCGACGCCCGGCGGTTCCACGACCGGTTCGCGGCCGCCGACGCGGTCGACGGGGCGACCGACGACGCGGCCGTCGCGGCGGACGAATCCCGCGACCCGCCACAACGGCAGGGCCCCGACGAGACCGGCAGCCGCCCGCTCGGTGACCTGCTGCTCGAACAGGTCGAGTTCTGCGACCTGCTGGTCGTCAACAAGTGCGATCTCGTCTCGGAGACCGAACGAGAGCGCGTCGTCGGAATCCTCGAGACGCTCCAGCCTCGCGCCGAGATCGTCACTACCGAATACGGCGCGCTCGAGCCCGACGCGCTGCTCGAGAGCGGACGGTTCGACCTCGAGGCCGCGGCCGAGTCGGCGGGCTGGAAGCGAGTGATCGAGGCCGACGCCGAGGACCGCGACGACGCCGGTCACGACCACGAACACGACCGTGGGGACGGTGGCCACGAGCACGATCACGGTGACGAGGAGCACGAACACGATCGCGTTCACGGCGACCACGACCACGCACATCCACCGGAACGCTACGGGATCGAGGTCGACACGTACCACCGGCGGCGGCCGTTCCACCCCGAACGCTTCCTCGCGCTGCTGGCCGACCTGCCCGCAGGCCTCGTGCGCGCGAAGGGACTGTGTTGGATCGCCGGCCGCGAACGGCAGGCGATCACGATGAGCTACGCCGGGACGGCGACGGCCCTCGAAGTGACGGGTCGCTGGATCGCCAGCCTCTCCGAAGAGCGGCAGGACCAGTACCGGAAGGCCCAGAACGACCTCTCGTGGGACGAGGAGTGGGGCGACCGCGAGACGCGACTCGCCCTGATCGGCCGCGACCTCTCGATGGACGACCTGCAGGCCCGCCTCGACGACTGTCTACTGACCGACGCCGAGATGGACGCCGACTGGTCGACGTTCGAGAACCCCGCGCCGACGGGGATGGACGAGTTCGTGACGGTATCGGCGACGAGTAACGAACCCGACCGCGTCGCACTCGAGGCAATATCCCGCGACGAGCCGAGGGATTAA
- a CDS encoding group I intron-associated PD-(D/E)XK endonuclease, producing MSDRTTCYENLEQPQKRGRATEAIVRAAFAVRDIPVLVPTADEPYDLVVEVGGQFHRIQCKTAYRKSEGTVAFGTIATRRGDDYGREDYRGRAEYFAVYDPVTDNRYLVPVSDAADGKMEIRFREPNNGRRAGINWAEDYLLEERLADLRRPR from the coding sequence GTGTCGGATCGAACCACGTGTTACGAGAACCTCGAGCAGCCACAGAAGCGCGGTCGCGCGACCGAAGCGATCGTCCGGGCAGCGTTCGCGGTGCGCGATATCCCCGTCCTCGTCCCGACCGCAGACGAGCCGTACGATCTCGTCGTCGAGGTCGGCGGACAGTTTCACCGCATTCAGTGCAAGACGGCCTATCGAAAGAGCGAGGGGACGGTCGCGTTCGGGACGATTGCCACGCGGCGTGGCGACGACTACGGCCGCGAGGACTACCGCGGACGCGCGGAGTACTTCGCGGTCTACGATCCGGTCACCGATAACCGGTACCTGGTCCCGGTCTCGGACGCTGCGGACGGGAAGATGGAGATTCGATTCCGCGAGCCGAACAACGGGCGGCGCGCCGGAATCAACTGGGCGGAGGACTACCTGCTCGAGGAGCGACTCGCCGACCTCCGGCGACCCCGATAA
- a CDS encoding GTP-binding protein: protein MTDRIPVTVLSGPLGAGKTTVLNHVLTADHGFEVAVVVNDMGDVNVDAEHVARQTDLGGDEEIIELSNGCICCRLRGDMLEEVGRLADRLEFDYLLVESSGISEPIPVAQTFAMGFEDADFDPTDTYELDTMVTVVDAYSIWESFDTGSALAAQQPAADVGRVPEEVLLEQIEFCDVLLLNKCDLVPDDALEEIEAVLERLQPRAEIVRTEFGDVDPADILDTDRFDFERAQASAGWKRELRHEHDHDPQAEHGVTSFAYKRDRPFHPERIAALLSDLPAELVRAKGFFWSAGREDVAMGIDKAGTSVRAGPTGQWLATLPEAEREQFFAARPGLKDDWDEEWGDRGTSLVFIGRDFDEETLIERLEDCLLTDAEMDDDWDAYPDPFGSEDRRELALADET from the coding sequence ATGACCGACCGCATTCCCGTGACCGTCCTGAGCGGCCCGCTCGGCGCCGGCAAAACGACCGTTCTCAACCACGTACTGACCGCCGACCACGGCTTCGAGGTGGCCGTCGTCGTCAACGACATGGGCGACGTCAACGTCGACGCCGAACACGTCGCCCGGCAGACCGATCTGGGCGGCGACGAGGAGATTATCGAACTCTCGAACGGCTGTATCTGCTGTCGGCTGCGCGGAGACATGCTCGAGGAAGTCGGCCGACTGGCCGACCGCCTCGAGTTCGACTACCTGCTGGTCGAATCCTCGGGCATCTCGGAGCCGATCCCGGTCGCCCAGACGTTCGCGATGGGGTTCGAGGACGCCGACTTCGATCCGACCGACACCTACGAACTGGATACGATGGTCACCGTCGTCGACGCCTACAGCATCTGGGAGTCGTTCGACACCGGCAGCGCACTCGCGGCCCAGCAACCCGCGGCCGACGTCGGCCGCGTGCCCGAGGAGGTCCTCCTCGAGCAGATCGAGTTCTGCGACGTCCTCCTGTTGAACAAGTGCGACCTCGTCCCCGACGACGCGCTCGAGGAAATCGAGGCCGTCCTCGAGCGTCTGCAGCCCCGAGCGGAGATCGTTCGGACCGAGTTCGGCGACGTCGATCCGGCCGACATCCTCGACACCGACCGGTTCGACTTCGAGCGCGCGCAGGCGTCGGCGGGCTGGAAGCGCGAGCTCCGGCACGAGCACGACCACGACCCGCAGGCGGAACACGGCGTCACGTCGTTCGCGTACAAGCGCGATCGGCCGTTTCACCCCGAACGCATCGCGGCGCTGCTCTCGGACCTGCCCGCGGAACTCGTCCGCGCGAAGGGCTTCTTCTGGAGCGCCGGTCGCGAGGACGTCGCGATGGGGATCGACAAGGCCGGCACGTCGGTCCGGGCCGGCCCGACTGGACAGTGGTTAGCGACCCTTCCCGAGGCCGAGCGCGAGCAGTTCTTCGCCGCGCGGCCGGGTCTGAAAGACGACTGGGACGAAGAATGGGGCGACCGAGGGACGAGCCTCGTCTTCATCGGTCGCGACTTCGACGAGGAGACCCTGATCGAGCGCCTCGAGGACTGCCTGCTGACCGACGCCGAGATGGACGACGACTGGGACGCCTACCCCGATCCGTTCGGATCGGAAGACCGACGTGAACTCGCGCTCGCTGACGAGACATGA